A single window of Oceanococcus atlanticus DNA harbors:
- a CDS encoding NAD(P) transhydrogenase subunit alpha yields the protein MLTGFVALYIFMLAAFTGYEIIGRVPAILHTPLMSGSNFVHGIVLVGAMVALGTAEGWLEITIGFLGTVMAAVNASGGYVVTERMLEMFKSSKD from the coding sequence ATGCTCACAGGATTTGTAGCGCTTTACATCTTCATGCTCGCCGCCTTCACCGGCTATGAAATCATCGGCCGTGTGCCGGCGATTCTGCACACGCCGCTGATGTCCGGCTCCAACTTCGTCCACGGTATCGTGCTGGTCGGCGCCATGGTTGCGCTGGGCACGGCCGAAGGCTGGCTGGAAATCACCATCGGCTTTCTTGGCACCGTGATGGCGGCAGTCAACGCCTCCGGCGGTTATGTGGTGACCGAGCGCATGCTCGAAATGTTCAAGAGCAGCAAGGACTAA